The Gasterosteus aculeatus chromosome 8, fGasAcu3.hap1.1, whole genome shotgun sequence genome has a window encoding:
- the dynlt2b gene encoding dynein light chain Tctex-type protein 2B: protein MEGSDTYLIRPNHQHKFKPAIVRECIREIVRERLSGKRYEPGEVTELSRSLAECIKDKVKNAGFDKYKLVVQVVIGEQRGEGVKMSSRCFWDADTDNHAEDVFINENLFCQAVVFGSYYY, encoded by the exons ATGGAGGGGTCCGATACCTACCTAATACGACCCAATCACCAGCACAA GTTTAAACCAGCCATTGTGAGGGAATGTATTCGTGAAATTGTGAGGGAGCGACTGTCTGGGAAGAGGTACGAGCCGGGGGAAGTCACCGAGCTGTCCCGTTCACTTGCAGAATGCATTAAGGACAAAGTGAAGA ACGCAGGTTTTGACAAATATAAGCTGGTCGTGCAAGTGGTAATTGGAGAACAACGTGGAGAAGGAGTCAA GATGTCTTCAAGGTGTTTTTGGGACGCCGATACAGACAACCACGCAGAAGATGTTTTCATAAAC GAGAACTTGTTTTGTCAGGCGGTAGTTTTTGGAAGCTATTACTACTAA
- the LOC120824470 gene encoding receptor-transporting protein 3-like → MALSDKWTAIFEEKARALKQGDSWILQFDDSLVPDRPNAGWQQYIRTTSAWFACMDCGRSWPSNRVMVVFHMRLSGGQGVVKVRRFRQNCKECEEAPMDQPAVSPENIDIVLTNLMEKIRIKCYHEDLGQVNRPFVKLNVKSPHEPDHCEGCIQGICDRS, encoded by the exons ATGGCACTTTCAGACAAATGGACAGCTATCTTCGAGGAGAAGGCCCGTGCTTTGAAACAAGGAGACTCCTGGATTCTACAGTTTGATGACAGTCTTGTGCCTGACAGGCCGAACGCAGGCTGGCAGCAGTACATCCGGACGACATCTGCTTG gTTCGCATGCATGGATTGTGGAAGAAGCTGGCCTTCCAACCGTGTGATGGTGGTCTTTCACATGCGCCTGTCAGGCGGGCAGGGCGTCGTCAAGGTGAGGCGCTTCCGACAGAACTGCAAGGAGTGCGAGGAAGCTCCAATGGACCAGCCCGCCGTCTCCCCGGAGAACATTGACATCGTCCTGACGAATCTGATGGAGAAGATAAGAATAAAATGCTACCATGAAGACCTGGGCCAAGTAAACAGGCCTTTTGTGAAGCTGAATGTCAAAAGTCCCCATGAACCTGATCATTGTGAGGGATGCATTCAAGGCATCTGTGATAGGAGTTAA